The proteins below are encoded in one region of Holophagaceae bacterium:
- the ccsA gene encoding cytochrome c biogenesis protein CcsA translates to MLGLTALSAIALTLYLAAEAFSIAHLRRDRPIFGTATTALLALGFLVHFAALEIGGRAIHSVPYRDLPSSMSLFAWMIAASYGILLVRHRESSTGPFLIPLAIFFLSISLVTHPGPTVISDPSRSGALFAMHVTLAIFGYAALTLAFVLAQLYLIQNQQLRRRRIGLLFSKLPALDVLSQLQRTSVLIGVCALSVATVLGLIWAKQHWGTYWDPKVLFTFLIIGVYLFTLFPGRAGGGKKNAILSIAGFFLLLFSYSVVNLFISQGHTFQ, encoded by the coding sequence ATGTTGGGACTGACTGCCTTGAGCGCCATCGCGCTGACCCTTTATCTGGCCGCCGAAGCCTTTTCCATCGCCCACCTGAGGCGGGACAGGCCGATTTTCGGCACCGCCACCACCGCGCTGCTGGCGCTGGGATTCCTCGTCCACTTCGCCGCCCTGGAAATCGGGGGGCGCGCCATCCACTCCGTGCCCTACCGGGACCTGCCCTCCTCCATGTCGCTCTTCGCCTGGATGATCGCGGCCTCCTACGGGATCCTTCTGGTGCGGCACCGCGAAAGCTCCACGGGCCCTTTCCTCATCCCCCTCGCAATCTTCTTCCTCTCGATCTCCCTGGTCACCCACCCGGGCCCCACGGTGATCAGCGATCCCAGCCGCTCCGGCGCCCTCTTCGCCATGCATGTGACCTTGGCCATCTTCGGCTACGCCGCGCTGACGCTCGCCTTCGTCCTGGCCCAGCTCTATCTGATCCAGAACCAGCAACTGCGCCGCCGCCGCATCGGCCTGCTGTTCTCCAAGCTGCCGGCCCTGGATGTCCTGTCCCAGCTCCAGCGGACCTCGGTCCTGATCGGCGTTTGCGCGCTGTCGGTCGCGACGGTGCTCGGCCTCATCTGGGCCAAGCAGCACTGGGGCACCTACTGGGATCCCAAAGTGCTGTTCACGTTCCTGATCATCGGCGTCTATCTGTTCACCCTTTTCCCGGGGCGCGCAGGGGGCGGGAAGAAGAACGCCATCCTGTCCATCGCAGGCTTTTTCCTGCTGCTGTTCTCCTATTCGGTGGTGAACCTGTTCATCTCCCAAGGGCACACGTTCCAATGA
- a CDS encoding DUF4339 domain-containing protein: MANQWYYAQNGQQFGPLPGEQLRNMLSSGALRPSDLVWSDGLPAWMPAGQVPALLPAPAAPAPAYVPAPAPRPAPAYAPQASPAPRPAPAYAPQASPAAYGHSGEVGEEVVAILKRTKPWVRFLAVLGFIGLFLLVIGCLAIMALPVGPMGSMPIGPRIGAALVYLLIGLVQFPAVLFLNRYASRIARLASSGSPMDLEDALRAQKSFWKYLGILTLVMMILYALALVGVLIFAGASFLGR, translated from the coding sequence ATGGCCAACCAGTGGTATTACGCCCAGAACGGCCAGCAGTTCGGGCCGCTCCCCGGGGAACAATTGCGCAACATGCTCTCCAGCGGCGCCCTCCGGCCTTCGGACCTGGTGTGGTCGGATGGACTTCCCGCCTGGATGCCCGCCGGCCAGGTGCCGGCATTGCTGCCCGCTCCGGCCGCCCCCGCGCCCGCCTACGTTCCCGCGCCCGCGCCCCGCCCGGCCCCCGCCTATGCGCCCCAGGCCTCGCCCGCGCCCCGCCCGGCCCCTGCCTACGCGCCCCAGGCCTCCCCCGCGGCCTACGGGCACTCCGGCGAAGTGGGGGAGGAAGTGGTGGCGATCCTGAAGCGCACGAAACCCTGGGTGCGCTTCCTGGCGGTGCTTGGATTCATCGGCCTCTTCCTGCTGGTGATCGGCTGCCTTGCGATCATGGCGCTTCCCGTGGGCCCGATGGGGTCCATGCCCATTGGACCCCGGATCGGCGCCGCCTTGGTCTACCTCTTGATCGGGCTTGTGCAGTTTCCGGCGGTGCTGTTCCTGAACCGCTATGCGAGCCGGATCGCGCGCCTGGCCTCCAGCGGATCTCCGATGGATCTGGAGGATGCTCTCCGCGCCCAGAAATCCTTCTGGAAGTACCTGGGCATCCTCACCTTGGTGATGATGATCCTCTACGCCCTCGCCCTTGTGGGTGTGCTCATCTTCGCGGGGGCTTCGTTCCTGGGCCGTTAG
- a CDS encoding M28 family peptidase encodes MASFGPRRAGSPAGLANEEYLLGKLREFGLCNIRKEAISVEYYEPGNSCLEIESEARYRPFDAQWIPHCRFTPPTGIESKLVYADPGAFIHSGDWRGKVVVTEIGFPLLDVGLIGKFSMGKYDPEDSLRHVKHPATWVRLGWHLYRKAVERGAAGFIGILKDQPGGSCRMYAPYGFKENDILDKPIPGFWVRREDGPEIRRLARDGAKVRLMLTGERRPSTTHNLIGEIQGETEECVILHCHHDSPFVSPVEDASGCSVILALARHFARGVQPRRKLIVLFTAGHFYGSIGTRRFIRDHAGDVVPKVALEITVEHVAKEAVEDGQGGLVASGLAEGTGVFLPFNQAMVDAVLGNLKDNGVDRTFLLPPEGPLGSYPPTDGGDWHLAGVPLVNFISNPVYLLNAEDDFRWVMETRLPKIAGAVAGIVEATEKLSKADIAAVDFAAYKLKMKAIKHLVQMKTTRFGTRPVH; translated from the coding sequence ATGGCGTCCTTCGGCCCCAGGCGGGCGGGTTCGCCCGCGGGGCTCGCCAACGAGGAGTATCTCCTGGGGAAGCTGCGGGAGTTCGGCCTTTGCAACATCCGCAAAGAGGCCATTTCCGTCGAATATTACGAGCCTGGAAATTCATGCCTGGAGATCGAATCGGAGGCGCGCTACAGGCCTTTCGATGCCCAATGGATTCCCCACTGCCGCTTCACGCCTCCGACTGGCATCGAATCGAAACTCGTGTATGCCGATCCCGGCGCCTTCATCCATTCCGGGGATTGGAGGGGCAAGGTGGTCGTCACGGAGATCGGATTTCCGCTCCTGGATGTCGGGCTGATCGGCAAATTCTCGATGGGGAAATACGATCCGGAGGACAGCCTCCGGCATGTCAAGCACCCGGCCACCTGGGTGCGGCTCGGCTGGCACCTATACCGGAAGGCAGTGGAACGCGGAGCGGCCGGATTCATCGGCATCCTCAAGGACCAGCCCGGCGGCTCCTGCCGGATGTACGCTCCCTACGGGTTCAAAGAGAATGACATCCTGGACAAACCCATCCCCGGCTTCTGGGTCCGCCGCGAGGACGGCCCGGAGATCCGCCGACTGGCCCGGGACGGGGCGAAGGTCCGCCTGATGCTGACCGGTGAACGCAGACCCTCCACGACCCACAACCTCATCGGCGAAATACAAGGGGAGACGGAGGAGTGCGTCATCCTGCACTGCCATCACGACTCGCCCTTCGTGTCGCCGGTGGAAGACGCCTCCGGCTGCTCGGTCATCCTCGCCCTGGCGCGGCACTTTGCCCGCGGCGTTCAACCGCGGCGGAAGCTCATCGTGCTCTTCACCGCGGGCCATTTCTACGGCTCCATCGGCACCCGCAGATTCATCAGGGACCATGCTGGGGACGTGGTGCCGAAGGTCGCGCTGGAGATCACCGTGGAGCATGTGGCCAAGGAGGCGGTCGAGGATGGGCAAGGTGGGCTTGTGGCAAGCGGCCTCGCCGAAGGCACCGGCGTCTTCCTGCCCTTCAACCAGGCCATGGTCGATGCGGTGCTGGGCAATCTCAAAGACAACGGCGTCGACCGCACATTTCTGCTCCCACCCGAAGGCCCGCTCGGCTCCTACCCTCCGACCGACGGGGGCGATTGGCACCTGGCCGGCGTCCCGCTGGTGAACTTCATCTCGAATCCGGTCTACCTGCTGAATGCGGAGGACGATTTCCGCTGGGTGATGGAAACCCGGTTGCCAAAGATCGCCGGCGCGGTCGCGGGGATCGTGGAGGCGACGGAGAAGCTCTCGAAGGCCGACATCGCGGCGGTGGATTTCGCCGCCTACAAGCTCAAGATGAAGGCCATCAAACACCTCGTCCAGATGAAGACCACGCGATTCGGGACGCGGCCGGTCCATTGA
- a CDS encoding oligopeptide transporter, OPT family has protein sequence MDAPESTPQTSLPENAYTELAPGEAYQPIVPASQALPEVTRRSLGWGIFLCVLFTVASAYSGLKVGQVMEAAIPISILAIGLARIYARRSTLLENVIITAIGGVSGSVVAGAIFTLPALYTLQLNPHPLQTIFICLAGGCLGVLFIIPLRRYFVRETHGKFPYPEATAITEVLVTGEKGGSEAKLLLQSTAIAGIYDFFVTTFQVWKETVDFQFIPVVKAAAEKAKLALRFDAVGFILGLGYVMGLRSSMILCAGGVLSNLVLVPLIWMVGRNFPEIAVYPAKAPIAMMTADQIFRGYVRLIGVGAIATAGIFGILKSLKIVAGSFSIAARAFKHGEQHEGPERTDRDISVMSMLIGTIVTTLGMAVFFGSLKPTLPVLVVGLGLTLVFSFFFASVAANAIATTARNPVSGMTMLTIIISCVVLLKFGLSGPTGMFFVMAMAGMVCTALSVSGQTITDLKTGYWLGSTPAQQEKVKFYGVIAASVAVGITIVMLARVFQFGEQAANDTRTVLAAPQASIMKVLVENFVGRQPVAYILFGVGALIAVMMEMLGVPALTFALGMYLPLELNSPALVGGFLSYLVTKKSEKAGGAAGRTMRERGVIIASGLMAGGALGGVFGAALRLLPWYAENRIKTPFYDIESISQMVSVAGFLALCFYLYRTSLRKAAEAKPGA, from the coding sequence ATGGACGCGCCCGAGTCAACGCCGCAGACCTCGTTGCCTGAAAACGCCTACACCGAGCTGGCCCCGGGGGAGGCCTACCAGCCCATCGTCCCCGCCAGCCAGGCCCTGCCGGAGGTGACCCGGCGTTCGCTCGGCTGGGGCATCTTCCTCTGCGTCCTGTTCACGGTCGCCTCGGCGTATTCAGGATTGAAGGTCGGACAGGTGATGGAGGCGGCCATTCCGATCTCCATCCTGGCCATCGGCCTGGCGCGGATCTACGCCCGGCGCTCGACCCTGCTCGAGAACGTGATCATCACCGCCATCGGCGGCGTCTCGGGCTCGGTGGTGGCCGGCGCCATCTTCACGCTGCCGGCCCTCTACACCCTCCAGTTGAATCCGCATCCCCTGCAGACGATCTTCATCTGCCTCGCCGGCGGCTGCCTCGGCGTGCTGTTCATCATTCCGCTGCGGCGCTACTTCGTCCGCGAGACCCACGGCAAGTTCCCGTATCCGGAAGCCACCGCCATCACCGAGGTGCTGGTCACCGGCGAGAAGGGCGGTTCCGAGGCGAAGCTGCTGTTGCAGTCCACCGCCATCGCCGGCATCTACGACTTTTTCGTGACCACCTTCCAGGTCTGGAAAGAGACCGTCGATTTCCAGTTCATCCCGGTGGTCAAGGCCGCGGCCGAGAAGGCGAAGCTGGCCCTGAGGTTCGACGCCGTGGGGTTCATCCTCGGCCTGGGCTATGTGATGGGCCTCCGCTCCTCCATGATCCTCTGCGCCGGCGGCGTCCTCTCGAACCTTGTGCTGGTTCCGCTCATCTGGATGGTCGGTAGGAATTTCCCTGAAATAGCTGTCTATCCTGCCAAGGCCCCCATCGCGATGATGACGGCCGATCAGATCTTCCGCGGCTACGTGAGGCTCATCGGCGTCGGCGCCATCGCCACGGCCGGGATCTTCGGCATCCTGAAATCCCTGAAGATCGTCGCGGGATCCTTCTCCATCGCCGCCCGCGCCTTCAAGCATGGCGAACAGCATGAGGGCCCCGAGCGGACCGACCGGGACATCAGCGTGATGTCCATGCTCATCGGAACCATCGTCACGACGCTCGGCATGGCGGTCTTCTTCGGATCCCTGAAGCCCACTCTGCCCGTGCTGGTCGTGGGCCTGGGCCTGACGCTGGTGTTCTCGTTCTTCTTCGCCTCGGTCGCCGCCAACGCCATCGCCACGACCGCGCGCAACCCGGTCTCCGGCATGACGATGCTCACCATCATCATCTCCTGCGTGGTGCTGCTGAAGTTCGGCCTCTCGGGCCCCACGGGTATGTTCTTCGTGATGGCCATGGCCGGTATGGTGTGCACCGCGCTTTCGGTTTCGGGACAGACGATCACGGACCTGAAGACCGGCTACTGGCTGGGATCCACCCCGGCCCAGCAGGAGAAGGTGAAGTTCTATGGCGTCATCGCCGCGTCGGTGGCGGTGGGCATCACCATCGTGATGCTGGCGCGGGTCTTCCAGTTCGGCGAGCAGGCCGCGAACGACACCCGCACGGTGCTCGCCGCGCCCCAGGCCTCGATCATGAAGGTGCTCGTCGAGAATTTCGTGGGCCGCCAGCCCGTGGCCTACATCCTGTTCGGCGTCGGCGCGCTCATCGCCGTGATGATGGAGATGCTCGGCGTTCCAGCTCTCACGTTCGCGCTCGGCATGTACCTGCCGCTCGAGCTCAATTCGCCCGCGCTGGTCGGCGGCTTCCTGTCCTACCTGGTCACGAAGAAATCCGAGAAGGCCGGCGGCGCCGCGGGCCGGACCATGCGGGAACGGGGCGTGATCATCGCCTCGGGCCTCATGGCGGGCGGCGCGCTGGGCGGCGTCTTCGGCGCGGCCCTGCGCCTTCTGCCCTGGTACGCGGAAAACCGCATCAAGACCCCCTTCTACGATATCGAATCGATCTCGCAGATGGTTTCGGTGGCCGGCTTCCTCGCTCTCTGCTTCTATCTCTACCGCACGTCGCTCCGCAAGGCCGCGGAAGCGAAGCCAGGAGCCTGA
- a CDS encoding glutamyl-tRNA reductase, with the protein MTESPLVLVGWDFHQTPVELRERLAFSPEKVREALSQMRKEGLLSEGVIISTCNRSEIYGVAGVALAGADPAEAVTEFVANYHGIPRAEVNGYGYRCSGTDAARHLLRVTSGMESLALGEHQIIGQVREAFRLASSAGATRSVLHRLFQKALETGKRVRSETGLSSKPISIPGVAMELSEKIYENLAPRKFLILGAGETSSIFFDLLLARGATHIEVTNRTFTRADELCKRGGKAVPWDQLESRLAHADIVVSATSSTTPVISFEAAKAAVAQRRGQPLFFLDLGIPRNVDPRVSDLNNAFLYAVDDLQEIAERNRQERQKELGPALEILEEELEEFLAWFGSLAVVPTVASLRQKFESIREADFDRQLEKMTHIAKEDREKIRLMAQAMVKSLLRRPTEAMKDEPDPGRRLDRAEAARHLFDLDVKPKD; encoded by the coding sequence GTGACGGAATCTCCGCTGGTCCTGGTCGGCTGGGACTTCCACCAGACCCCGGTCGAGCTCCGGGAGCGGCTCGCCTTCTCTCCGGAAAAAGTGCGGGAGGCCCTTTCCCAAATGCGGAAGGAAGGCCTGCTGTCCGAGGGCGTCATCATCTCCACCTGCAACCGCAGCGAGATCTACGGGGTCGCAGGAGTGGCCCTCGCGGGCGCGGATCCCGCCGAAGCCGTCACGGAATTCGTAGCCAACTACCATGGCATCCCGCGGGCAGAAGTGAATGGCTACGGGTACCGGTGTTCCGGCACGGACGCCGCCCGGCACCTGCTCCGGGTCACTTCCGGCATGGAGTCCCTGGCCCTCGGCGAGCACCAGATCATCGGCCAGGTCCGGGAGGCCTTCCGCCTGGCTTCCAGCGCCGGCGCGACCCGGTCGGTGCTGCACCGGCTGTTCCAGAAGGCCCTCGAAACGGGCAAGCGGGTCCGTTCCGAAACCGGACTCAGCTCGAAGCCCATTTCGATTCCCGGCGTCGCCATGGAGTTGTCGGAAAAGATCTACGAGAACCTGGCCCCCCGCAAATTCCTGATCCTCGGCGCGGGGGAGACCTCCTCGATCTTCTTCGACCTGCTCCTGGCCCGGGGCGCCACCCACATCGAGGTCACCAACCGGACCTTCACCCGTGCCGACGAACTCTGCAAGCGGGGCGGGAAGGCCGTGCCATGGGACCAGCTCGAATCCCGGCTGGCCCACGCGGATATCGTGGTCTCCGCCACCTCCTCCACCACGCCCGTGATCTCCTTCGAGGCCGCCAAGGCGGCCGTCGCGCAACGCCGCGGGCAGCCCCTGTTCTTCCTGGACCTGGGCATCCCGCGCAATGTGGACCCGCGCGTCTCCGACCTTAACAACGCTTTTCTCTACGCTGTGGACGACCTGCAGGAGATCGCCGAGCGGAACCGCCAGGAGCGGCAGAAGGAGCTCGGCCCCGCCTTGGAAATCCTGGAAGAGGAACTCGAGGAATTCCTGGCCTGGTTCGGCTCCCTGGCCGTGGTGCCGACGGTCGCTTCGCTGCGCCAGAAATTCGAATCCATCCGCGAAGCTGATTTCGACCGCCAACTCGAGAAGATGACCCATATCGCCAAAGAGGACCGGGAGAAGATCCGCCTCATGGCCCAGGCCATGGTCAAATCGCTGCTGAGGCGGCCCACCGAAGCCATGAAGGATGAACCGGACCCGGGCCGCCGCCTGGATAGGGCCGAAGCCGCGCGCCACCTCTTCGATCTGGATGTGAAACCGAAAGATTGA
- a CDS encoding ROK family protein: MTGPVSRIGIDLGGSKIELAAFGAEGQERFRKRVPTPQGDYQGTLTTLHDLVLEAEQELGHPATVGVGTPGSLSPLTGLVRNANSTCLNGQPFKQDLEALLGREVRIANDANCFTVSEARDGAGAGADVIFGVILGTGVGGGLVVRGKLVAGANGIAGEWGHNPLPNPGATDHAPPRCYCGRDGCVETYLSGPGLARDYRVATGRVSTPEAIVRGAEGGDQACSAALDRYEARLARSLASVINVLDPDVIVLGGGLSNIRRLYENVPRLWIPHVFSDAVATRLLLNRHGDSSGVRGAAWLWE, from the coding sequence ATGACTGGTCCCGTATCTCGCATCGGCATCGACCTTGGCGGCTCGAAGATCGAACTCGCAGCTTTCGGGGCGGAGGGGCAGGAACGCTTCCGGAAGCGGGTGCCCACTCCCCAAGGGGACTACCAGGGCACACTCACCACCCTGCACGACCTGGTGCTCGAAGCCGAGCAGGAGCTGGGCCATCCGGCCACGGTTGGCGTCGGCACCCCCGGTTCGCTTTCTCCGCTCACGGGCCTCGTCCGCAACGCCAATTCAACCTGCCTGAATGGCCAGCCCTTCAAACAGGATTTGGAGGCCCTCCTCGGCCGGGAAGTCCGCATCGCCAATGATGCGAACTGCTTCACGGTTTCCGAGGCCAGGGACGGTGCCGGGGCGGGAGCGGATGTCATCTTCGGGGTCATCCTCGGCACGGGTGTCGGAGGAGGCCTCGTCGTGCGGGGCAAGCTGGTGGCGGGAGCCAACGGGATCGCCGGAGAATGGGGGCACAATCCCCTTCCAAACCCCGGAGCAACGGATCATGCGCCGCCGCGCTGCTATTGCGGCCGCGACGGATGCGTGGAGACCTACCTTTCCGGGCCCGGCCTGGCGCGGGATTACCGAGTGGCCACCGGGAGAGTGTCCACCCCGGAGGCCATCGTCCGGGGAGCGGAAGGCGGCGACCAGGCCTGCTCCGCGGCCCTGGACCGCTATGAAGCGAGGCTGGCCCGAAGCCTGGCCTCGGTCATCAATGTGCTGGATCCGGATGTGATTGTCTTGGGCGGGGGGTTGTCCAACATCCGGCGGCTCTACGAGAACGTGCCGCGCCTGTGGATTCCGCATGTGTTTTCCGATGCCGTCGCCACCCGTCTGTTGCTGAACCGGCATGGCGACTCCAGCGGGGTCCGGGGCGCGGCCTGGCTATGGGAATGA
- a CDS encoding amidohydrolase — translation MRILLSFFIPAVLCGQAPAWIRQEASKLQPQVVEWRRDFHAHPELSNREVRTGAKVEAILKSFGIETRRIAGHGVVGVLKGALPGPAVALREDMDALPIQEVADVPWRSTNPGVMHACGHDAHSAMLLGAAKLLAAHKAELRGTIVFLFQPAEEGAPVNEEGGARRMIAEGALEHPKVEAIYGMHQLPEAPIGTLGWRSGPVMAGSDTWHLTLHGVMSHGAAPHRGNDTILMAAEAIQALQAIRSRRINPVKPFVFTVGTIHGGNRHNIIADKVEMSGTMRTFEPAVRERAIALIHDTLKGVCAIHGGSYEFKLDADSNPPVDNDPRLAAAVRPLLANLGKVVDQALIMGAEDFAHYQRKIPGYFLFLGTGNPAKGSLSGNHTPTMNLDEDALQTGVAALAAMAWGHPDIRP, via the coding sequence ATGCGAATCCTTCTCTCGTTCTTCATCCCCGCGGTGCTTTGCGGCCAGGCTCCGGCCTGGATCCGCCAGGAGGCTTCCAAGCTCCAGCCCCAGGTCGTGGAATGGCGCCGCGATTTCCATGCCCATCCCGAATTGAGCAACCGCGAGGTCCGCACCGGCGCCAAGGTCGAAGCGATCCTCAAAAGCTTCGGCATCGAGACGCGGCGCATCGCGGGCCATGGCGTGGTGGGTGTGCTCAAGGGCGCGCTTCCTGGGCCGGCGGTGGCCCTGCGGGAGGACATGGATGCGCTGCCCATCCAGGAGGTGGCGGACGTGCCGTGGAGGTCCACGAATCCGGGCGTGATGCATGCCTGCGGCCACGATGCCCATAGCGCCATGCTCCTGGGCGCGGCGAAGCTGCTGGCCGCGCACAAAGCAGAACTCCGAGGCACCATCGTTTTCCTTTTCCAACCCGCCGAGGAGGGCGCCCCGGTCAACGAGGAGGGCGGCGCGCGGCGCATGATCGCCGAAGGCGCGCTGGAACATCCAAAGGTGGAAGCGATCTACGGCATGCACCAGCTCCCCGAAGCGCCCATCGGAACCCTGGGATGGCGCTCAGGCCCAGTCATGGCGGGCAGCGACACCTGGCATCTCACCCTTCACGGCGTCATGAGCCACGGCGCGGCGCCCCACCGTGGCAATGACACGATCCTGATGGCGGCCGAGGCCATCCAGGCGCTCCAGGCCATCCGCAGCCGGCGCATCAATCCCGTGAAGCCCTTCGTGTTCACCGTGGGCACCATCCACGGCGGCAACCGCCACAACATCATCGCCGACAAGGTGGAAATGTCGGGCACCATGCGGACCTTTGAACCCGCCGTGCGCGAGCGGGCCATCGCCCTGATCCACGATACTTTGAAGGGCGTCTGCGCCATCCATGGCGGGAGCTATGAATTCAAGCTGGATGCCGACTCCAACCCGCCCGTGGACAACGATCCCCGCCTGGCTGCCGCAGTCCGTCCTTTGTTAGCCAACCTGGGCAAAGTGGTGGATCAAGCACTCATCATGGGCGCCGAAGACTTCGCCCACTACCAGCGGAAAATCCCCGGCTACTTCCTGTTTCTCGGCACCGGCAATCCCGCCAAAGGCAGCCTCAGCGGCAACCACACCCCCACCATGAACCTGGACGAAGACGCCCTCCAGACCGGCGTCGCCGCATTGGCGGCCATGGCGTGGGGGCACCCGGATATCCGTCCCTAG
- a CDS encoding aminotransferase class I/II-fold pyridoxal phosphate-dependent enzyme yields the protein MSDLDLELDSAFDPNAFRSLGHRVVDLLAEHMAAVARREGPVLPAMSPTESLARWPADFPARGGADPLALLAQVVTDSNHLHHPRYVGHQVTSPLPWSALLDFVGAFLNNGSAVYEMGPVSTAMERSVIRWFAGRIGFDPLAADGVLTHGGSAGNLTALLAARQHAASSDVWEEGVASAGALRLIASDQTHYSVRRSAQIMGLGGRSVVSVPTDARFRMRPEALAATLQKAKAEGATVVAVVASAGSTATGAIDPLDAIADLCADHGAWMHVDGAHGGGAVVSDRLRTALRGIERADSVVVDAHKMLLAPALATLVIFQDGRRSFETFSQQAAYIFGGQDPAETWFDLAQRTLECTKRMLGLQVYASLKVLGTDFFAAYVERMYDLGRTFGELVAQRPHWELATAPEGNIVCFRYAPPNVPDADAFQARVRESIVREGSFYLVKTTLRGTTYLRCTLINPRTELTDLEALLQRVETEGLKHPSITLPNIPDL from the coding sequence ATGAGCGACCTTGACCTCGAGCTGGATTCAGCATTCGACCCCAACGCTTTTCGGAGCTTGGGGCACCGCGTCGTGGATCTCCTGGCGGAGCACATGGCGGCCGTCGCCCGGCGCGAAGGCCCCGTGCTGCCGGCCATGTCGCCCACGGAGTCCCTGGCACGCTGGCCCGCGGATTTCCCCGCCCGGGGCGGCGCCGACCCCTTGGCGCTGCTGGCCCAGGTGGTGACCGACAGCAACCACCTGCACCATCCCCGGTATGTGGGCCACCAGGTGACCTCGCCTCTGCCGTGGAGCGCCCTGCTGGATTTCGTCGGCGCTTTCCTCAACAACGGCAGCGCGGTCTACGAGATGGGACCGGTCTCCACGGCCATGGAGCGCAGCGTGATCCGCTGGTTTGCGGGCCGCATCGGATTCGATCCGCTAGCCGCCGATGGCGTGCTCACCCATGGCGGCAGTGCGGGCAACCTCACGGCGCTCCTTGCAGCCCGGCAGCACGCAGCGTCCAGCGATGTGTGGGAAGAAGGTGTCGCGTCCGCTGGCGCGCTCCGCCTGATCGCCTCGGACCAGACCCATTACTCCGTTCGGCGCAGCGCCCAGATCATGGGCCTGGGCGGCCGGAGCGTCGTGTCCGTGCCAACGGACGCCCGCTTCCGGATGCGTCCCGAGGCCTTGGCAGCCACGTTGCAAAAGGCAAAAGCCGAGGGTGCCACGGTGGTGGCGGTCGTCGCCAGCGCGGGTTCCACGGCCACCGGCGCCATCGATCCCCTCGATGCCATCGCCGATCTCTGCGCAGATCATGGGGCTTGGATGCACGTGGATGGCGCCCACGGCGGGGGGGCGGTGGTTTCGGATCGACTCCGGACAGCGCTCCGCGGCATCGAGCGGGCGGATTCCGTGGTGGTCGATGCCCACAAGATGCTGCTGGCGCCTGCGCTGGCCACGCTGGTTATCTTCCAGGATGGACGCCGTTCCTTCGAGACCTTCAGCCAGCAGGCAGCCTACATTTTTGGGGGCCAGGATCCCGCGGAGACCTGGTTCGACCTGGCCCAACGCACCCTCGAATGCACCAAGCGGATGCTGGGCCTGCAGGTCTACGCCTCCCTGAAGGTGCTCGGAACGGACTTCTTCGCGGCCTACGTGGAGCGCATGTATGATCTGGGCCGGACCTTTGGCGAACTCGTCGCGCAACGGCCCCATTGGGAACTGGCCACGGCGCCCGAAGGCAACATCGTCTGCTTCCGCTATGCACCGCCGAATGTTCCAGACGCCGACGCCTTCCAGGCCCGCGTCCGCGAAAGCATCGTCCGCGAGGGCTCCTTCTACCTGGTGAAAACCACTCTGCGCGGCACGACCTACCTTCGCTGCACCCTCATCAATCCGCGCACGGAATTGACAGATCTGGAGGCCTTGCTGCAACGCGTGGAAACCGAAGGCCTGAAGCATCCATCCATCACTCTCCCAAACATCCCGGATTTATGA